The Nostoc sp. 'Peltigera membranacea cyanobiont' N6 genome contains the following window.
TTTGGGAGAAATGGGCATTGAACCTTTCATGGTTTCTAGTTCTCTAATTGGCGTTCTAGCTCAACGTTTGGTGCGGCGCGTATGTTCTGAATGTCGGATTCCCTACACTCCCACAACCGAGGAACTAGCTCGTTATGGTCTATCAGCTTCTTCTGATGTGGAAGTCACCTTCTATAAAGCTAACACTTTGACATTAGATGCGATCGCAGATGCCAAAGCCAAAAATCACCTTTGCCCAAAATGTAATGGCAACGGCTATAAAGGGCGTTGTGGTGTTTATGAAGTTATGCGAGTCACCGAAAATCTGCAAACTCTCATTAACGAAGATGCACCCACAGAACGCATCAAGGAAGTGGCAATAGAAGAGGGGATGAAAACCTTGCTGGCTTATAGTTTGGACTTAGTGCGCGAAGGTTCCACGACTTTAGAAGAAGTAGAACGAGTGACGTTTACTGATACTGGCTTGGAAGCAGAGTTAAAAGCCAAACGCAAGACTGGTCTTACCTGTCGGAGTTGCGATGCCACATTGAAACAAGAATGGCTGGATTGTCCCTACTGTATGACATCTCGGTTTTAAGACTAGTCATTAGTCATTGGTTAGTAACTTTGAACAAATGACAAACATAAAAAACATAAAAAAGGAGCAGAACTATGGAAATGATGATTGAAGACTTGATGGAACAGTTGATTGAAATGGGTGGCTCGGATTTGCATTTATCCGCAGGTTTGCCTCCCTACTTCCGCATCAGTGGCAAACTTACCCCCATAGGTGAGCATGTATTGACAGCCGATCAATGTCAAAGGCTGATTTTTAGTATGCTCAACAACACCCAGCGTAAAACCTTAGAGCAGAACTGGGAATTGGATTGTTCTTATGGCGTTAAGGGTTTGGCACGCTTCCGGGTCAATGTTTACAAAGAACGTGGTTCTTATGCTGCTTGCTTACGGGCATTAAGTTCTAAGATTCCTAACTTTGAAAAATTAGGTTTGCCAGATATTGTACGGGAAATGACAGATAAGCCTAGAGGACTAATTCTGGTGACAGGCCCTACAGGTTCCGGCAAGACAACCACCCTAGCGGCGATGATCGACTTGATTAACCGCACCAAGGCAGAGCATATTTTAACGGTGGAAGACCCAATTGAATTTGTCTATGAACCCATTAAAAGCTTGGTTCACCAACGACAACTGGGTGAAGATACTAAGAGCTTTGCTAATGCTTTGAAAGCAGCTTTGCGGGAAGATCCAGATATTGTTCTGGTGGGAGAAATGCGCGATTTGGAAACGATTTCTTTGGCGATTTCCGCAGCAGAAACAGGACACTTGGTATTTGGTACTCTCCACACCAGTTCCGCCGCCCAGACAGTTGACCGGATTATTGACGTTTTCCCCCATGAAAGACAAACCCAGGTGCGGGTGCAGTTATCTAACTCATTAGTGGCGGTATTTAGCCAAACCTTGGTGTCTAAGAAAAGCCCTAAACCCGGTGAATATGGTCGGGTGATGGCACAAGAAATTCTAATTGTCACTCCCGCTATTTCTAACTTGATTAGAGAAGGTAAAACAGCCCAAATTTACTCAGCTATTCAAACTGGCGGCAAATTGGGGATGCAAACTCTGGAGAAGGTTTTAGCTGATTTTTACAAAGCAGGAACGATTTCTTTTGAAGCGGCGATGTCTAAGACTTCTAAGCCAGATGAAATCCAACGTCTTATCGGTACTTCTGTACCACCCCAGGCAGCAGGTGCGAAACCCGGTATGGCTGCCAAAGCCCATTAAAGTAACTGGGGAAGGGGGATGAGGGAGACAACAAGAATCAGCAATGCCCAATGCCCCATACCCCATAAATAACAACTATTTTGAATTTATTTATGCCAAACTTTGTTGCTCGTGTTCGGGATTCTCAAGGAAAATCCCGAACAGAAAAAATTACTGCTGAATCTTTGGTACAAGCTCGGACTAATCTTAGAGATCAAGGTTTTGTAATCCAAGAACTCAAACAATCTCAAGGATTTCAGCCAGATGTTGCCTTAAAAAAATTCCAGAATTCCTTAGTTAAGGTTTCTGTGAAAGACAAAGCCGTTTTTTCCCGTCAATTTGCCGTTTTGATGAATGCGGGGGTTGCGATCGTTAGAAGTCTGGGGGTACTTTCCGAACAGTGTAGTAATACTAAACTCAAACAAGCCCTAGTTGAGATTAGTACTGATGTTCAAAGTGGAATGAACCTTTCAGAAGCAATGCGGAAACATCCTGACTGCTTTGATGGGTTATATGTGAGTATGATTCAAGCCGGTGAAGTGGGTGGTGTTCTAGACGAAGTATTGAATCGTTTAGCTAAGTTGCTAGAAGATGTTGCTCGTCTACAAAACCAAATTAAATCAGCATTGTCTTATCCAACTGTTGTGGGTTTTATCGCAGTTGCAATCTTTCTCGGCATGACCATTTTTCTCATTCCGATTTTTGCCACGATTTTTACACAAATTGGAATCTCATTACCACCTCTAACGCAATTCTTGATGGATGCTAGTAAATTTCTGAGAAGTCCTGGTGCTTTCGTACTTCTAGGTATTCTCATAGCATTGAAATTTGCCTATGGACAATATGCTAAAACTCCTGTTGGTCGGATAACAATCGATCGTCTTTCCCTCAAAATGCCGTTATTTGGTGACTTAATTCAAAAATCTTCAGTCGCCCGCTTTAGCCGGACTTTTGGTTCTTTGACTCGTTCAGGCGTACCAATTTTAACTTGCTTAGAAATTGTCCGAGATACATCAGGAAACCAAGTAATTGCTAATGCCATAGACGCAGCCCGGATGGAGATTCAACAGGGAGGTATGATTAGTATTGCTTTACAAAAAGATGCTGTTTTTCCAGCTATGGCAATTCAGATGATTAGTATCGGCGAAGAAACTGGAGAATTAGATGGAATGTTGATGAAAGTTGCTGATTTCTATGAAGATGAAGTCGAGCAAGCAGTAAAAGCAATGACCAGTATTTTGGAACCAGTGATGATTGTAGTTTTAGGGGGGATGGTTGGAACCATTTTGCTAGCAATGTATTTGCCGATGTTTGCGGTATTTGAAAAGCTGGGATAAGGGATAAAGAGTTAAGAGTTAGGAATTAAGAGTTTAAACTTTTTACTTTTCATGCTCATTTTTAACTCTTGACTACTTAAATTTTTTTCTAACTCCTAACTATTTAATCAACTATGACTGTGCAAAAATCTGACTACGAAGCGAGTTTGGCAGAGTACAGCAATCATCTAGCTGCGATCGCCTTACTAAAACAATATCGGCCATACTTAGAGATGATTCCCAGTTTGCGCCGTCCCGATGAAAGTGTCATCACTATCCCTTTGCCGATTGTCCGTCTTCGCAACACAGCAACAACAACGCCACAAACGATTTGCTTACCCTGTGATGTGGCAATTTTGATGTGCGATCCAGAGTGGAAAATCAAAACCGGAGCCGAAATCTTAGTCTTTATTCATCGCGCTCACGAAGACTTTTCTGATTTGTTAGGACGTTGGCGACAAACCCAAGTTTTCTTGGACAATGATTATGAGTGGTTGATGCCTCTGCGCCACAGTCATATTTTGAGTGAGGGAGCTAATACTATATATCCTCTGTTTGTCGTTTTTAGTAATACCTTAGAACGCATCCAACGAGGACTCGTAGGAGCCGAACTTCCATTTATTATCCAAACACCAGATTTGCTACTTGAGGAAAATTTCACAGACACTTTTTGTCCAGAAATCCCACCAGCTTAATCAAGGCAAAAGGTAAAAGGCAAAAGAATTTGCCTGTTTCTTTTGCCTTTTTACTTTTTACTTTTTACTTTACAAATTGCGGCATAATTTCGGCAGCAGTGAATATTCCATAGATGCCGCGTTGGTGCAATTGCTTACCAGCTTTGAGATAGCCAAAGGCAGGCCCGCAGACATTGGCTGCCATACTGGTTTCATCTCCCAAAGTAAAGGTATGGGTGGAAATCTTCCCTTCAAAAGTGCGCCCTGTTACCTTAACGTTAGTGCTGAGGGGCTTTTTAGGATTGCGAGTATCGACTACACCACCAACTGTAACGCGATCGCGATCGCAAATTCCCGCCACCTCTAGCATCACATCATCAGCGTGTTCCATATTCTTCAAGGTAAGCACGCCATTAGTTTTATCTAGTAGTGCTTCTACTTCTGCGTCAGTCATCGCCCTAGCAGTTTCCACTGTATAACCAGGGATATGGCCAATATCTTCCCGAACAGTGGCGCGGTAAGCTTCCCAGTTGGCAATTCCCACCCCAAAGGTAATTTCGACTTGATGAATTTCGGCGTAGCTTTGGGCGGCTAATGCGGCGGCGGCGGTTAACAGTCCGGGTGTAGCACCACAACCTGTCATGTAAGTAATCCCGGCGGCTTGCAGTTCTTCTTTCATCGCCAGTAGTTGTTCTACAGCAGAGGTGCGCTTAATTGCATCCACTAGCACACCCCGCCAACCAGATTTAATAAACTCTTTGGCTACAGAAGGGATAAAATCGTTTGGTAGGTTGGGTAAAGCCAGAAAATACCCATCCACAGGTTGAGCTATTGCAATTACATCCTGAATACTTTGATTTGTTAACGTACCAACTGGTTCTAAATAACCTACAGAACCTTGGGACTGGTAAGTTGCAATGCATTCTTGAGTATTTAAACCTTCAGCAGCGTAAGCGTAACCTTTTTGATCTGCGGCTGCGACTAAAATCATTTCCTGTTTAGCAGCAAGTACCTTGGCAGCGGCTTGTCCGAGTCCGCCGAAACCTAGTACTCCTATGCGTATCGCTGACGAAATATTTGCTGTACTCATAGTCAATTACTTAAGTTGAATGACAAGCCTTCAAACTTTACCATCTCAGCTTGTGGCTGATGGCTGACAGCTTTTAGCTATAAAGGTTAATTATGCTTCATTATCCTGGTTTCTTCGCCGACCAAATCAGTTTTTTCACCAGAAATTCTTGTTGAGTGATTTCGGCTTGAGCAAATTTTCACGCGAAGTAGCAGCAAAAATCCAAAGGACTGCGAACACTCCGACAACCACGATTAAGAAAATGAGAGAAGAACCATAAACAGAAAAGCGGTTTTTTATCCGCTTTTCTGTTATTTTTTAAACTATGAAAGTATGTCCACAAGAAGGACATTGAGTCAATTTAGTAACTCCAAGTCCTGCAAGAGCAGCTCCAATAACCGCCCCTGGTATAGTTCCAGCAATTGCTCCCAAAGGCCCCATTGCGATTCCAATACCGGAACCAAGCCAAGCGCCAGTTGCAGCACCGGCGGCGGTAGCTCCAGCAGTTACTAAATGATTAGTTGCTTCAAACTGATGGTTGCATTTTTCACAAACGACTTTAGCCATAAGCAGTTCCTCTCGGTTTATCTATTATTAGAATGCCCAAAAACAGCTACTGATTAAGATGAACGGTATAAATTAACTTTTTTTTTAGATTAAAATTACTGATACATAAATTACATTTTATTGTAATAACGTAATCACGGCAAACAGTGATGTTTTTTAGAAATATTTGGCATAAATAAAGTTACAGAAGGTTCAGTATGGGGAACCCTAGTATTAAGAGAATGTTTGAAAAGTCCTATTGTCGGTAACAAAACGTTCTAGATCCCCCTAAATCCCCCGGTAAATTGGGTGACTTTGATTCCGGTTCCCCCCTTTTTTAAGGGGGGTTAGGGGGGATCTTTATACAACTTGATACTTTTCAAACAACCTCTAAGGCAGACAAAGCACAAGTCGCTTTTTAATTTCTTTAAACTGCTGTAACTGTTTTTACGAGCTATGCAATTATCAATTAAGTCTCTTCTTTCATGGCTGGAACGACTGCTGCGTTTGGATTTTCAAGCCATTCTGTTAGTTTTTCTATTGATATGGACTCCTTTACTTGCAAATACTACTTTGCAGGTTCAGCACTCTTGCGACCCTATGATTCATTGGTCTGGTGAATTTCCAGCAGAATGCAAACAAATAGCAACTGAATCAAAATCTTCCATTAATCAGCAAAACAAGACTACTAAAATTAAACCGGACAGTAAACCTAAAAGTGAAGTCTACAAGCCTCTAAATATAATTACGGAACATAGAAATAATCCTAAATTAGAAGAAGAAAGAGCAATCTTGGAAGCTATAAAAGAACAGCCTGATCTTACTGCTGGTGCAATCGGTATAGCTGTTGCAACAGGTGTTGCTTTAATTGGAGCCGCTCCAGCATTTATTGTTGTTGGCTCTGGATTTCTAACTTGGTTAGCTATTAGAATAGCTTTATCAATTTGATTAAATTGAATTATCTAATTTCAAATAGTCAGACACTTCTTTTAGGAATAACTAAAAATGCAATCTCCATCTCAAGATAATAATTATTCAGGCAATAGCCCACAACAACCATCAAATTCTTCTATCGATACAACAAGTCCTAATAATCAACTTGGTAATAATGCAGGAATACCGTTAGAAACTGTACAAGCTACGAATAACAACTCCAATTTGCCTCTTGATTTAAGCAAACTAATCGTAGTGGCAATCTTCCTTATTGTCTTAGCTACTACTTTTTTTATTATCAACCGAGGAAGCGATGTCTGTATTTTTAGTTTCTGTAGCGAGACTGAGAGACATTCTTCTACAGTAACATCTGATTTTTGGGCTTTTGCTGGAGGTACAGCGACAGTTTTTGTTCTTACAACATTTTTAGGACTTTCAATAGTACCCGCAGTTATGATATCAAGTCTTGTTTGGTTCGTTATATATTCCTCGTTTCATTTATCTTAGTTATAGGAGAATAACAGAGTATGAGCTTGATTGAAATTCGCAATGTTTCTAAAACCTTTCGGAAAGGCTTTAATGAATATCCGATTATTCAAAACATGGATTTTTTTGTTAAAAAAGGAGAATTTGTAGTCCTGTTAGGAAAAAATGGTGCAGGGAAAAGTACATTACTTAATTTAATTTTAGGGCTTGTCCAACCCAGTGAAGGAGAAGTAAAACTTATGGGTCTTTCTCCTCAACAATCTTCTGCAAAAAAAGCTGTGGGTGCCGTTTTACAAGAAACAACAGTTCCTAAAAATTTAAAAGTTAAAGAACTTGTGCAGCTTGTACGAAGTTACTATCCTCAGTCATATACAGTTCAAGATATTTTGAAAAGGGTCGGTCTTGAAGATAAATCTGAAGCATGGGTTAGTGAGTTAGCCGGTGGGGAAAAACAACGTTTGTATTTTGCTCTTGCTTTAGTGGGTAATCCAGAACTGCTTATACTTGATGAACCTACACAAAAGTTAGATACGGAAGGCTATGAAATGTTTTGGCAAGAAATAAGATTCTGCCAAAAGCAGGGAATCACAATTTTAATGGTGATACACCCTGATGATCGGGATTTCGATAAACTTAGCCCACTTGCCACTCGTTATGTCACTCTCCATGCACTTTCTGAAGCACCACCAGAAGGTCAACTTAGTGAAGATACGAGTCAAGAGATAATTCAAATAGAGAATCAACAAATATCACAAAATATACCTGTAATTCAACCACAAGGTGCTGCATTTATCTTTTTGCAGCAAATGTGGGTAGAAATAATTCAGCTATTTCGTACACCTCTGTTTTTATTAGGTATTATCCTTTTTGCGTGTTTCAGCAGTGTTCTTCCATTTCATGGTGAATTAGCAAAACAAGCACTAACATCATTTAGTGTATTAATCTTATTGACGATTGCCATTGATAGGTTAGGGAAAAGAGTCTCAGTTGAACGCGCTGAAGGTTGGTTAAAATTGCTCCGTATAACTCCATTACCACCAGTTATCTATATCGCTGCAAAAGTTGTAACAACTCTGCTATTATCCACCATAATTATTACCTTAATTATGATATTAGGGATTTGGCGCTTAAAAATAGATATTAATCCTGAACAACTATTGCTTCTTGTCTTCAGCTTAGTGTTGGGAGTGATACCTTTTGCTGTTTTTGGTCTAGCACTAAGTTATTTAACAGAACCTAAAAGTTATGACTCTATTGCTGGATTATCTATTCCGCTTGGGTTAGCAAGTTGTGGTGCTTTACCTCTAACTAATCCACGTTATTTACAGGATTTAGTTGCTTTCTCTCCTTTTTACCACTATAGAGAACTAACGCTATGGGCAGCAGGTTTAGATTATGACGAACATCTGTTATTGCATTTACTATGGCTATTGTGGGCTGGAGGTATATTTGGATTGATAGCTGTATGGGCGTATAAACGCGATTCAGTAATTCAATAGCGTTTTCTCGTCTATGCATAATACACATAGAACATAATGCGATCGCCTATTGTACTGATGAGTGCGATCGCATTAAAAATTATTGAAAAATTGAACGTTTGTTGACAAAATCCTTATTTGTAATCACAATGTAATTACAAATAAGGAAAATTATCTTTATGAGAACAGCAATTAGAACCCGTATTGTTAAAATCGGTAACTCTCAAGGTATCCGCATTCCTAAACTTATACTGGAACAAAGTGGTATTGGTGAAGAGGTGGAAATTGAAATTCAAGATTGTCACCTAATTGTCCGTGCTGCCTCTAAATCGCGTCAAGGGTGGGAGGAAGCATTTGCAACAATGGCGAAACAACACGACGATGCACTGCTTGATGATGCCGTAACTACTGAGTGGGAGCATCTAGAGTGGGAGTGGTAGTCAATCGATTTGATGTATTTTTGGTTAACCTCGACCCGACGATTGGCAGTGAGATTCAGAAGACAAGACCCTGTGTAGTAATTTCACCAGATGAGATGAACAAATATATTGCCACTGTCATTGTTGCTCCGATGACAACTAAAGGACAGTCTTATCCGACTCGTGTGGCTTGTGAGTTTCAGGGCAAGGATGGGCAAATCGTTCTCGATCAAATTCGTACAGTTGACAAAACTCGATTAGTCAAAAAGCTAGGTCAAATTGATTCTGATGAACAAAAAGCAGTTTTAGATACTTTGGCTGAAATGTTTGCTGAATAATCTGTCTAAGAATCGCACACACCGGATGGTTATGAGATTGTAATCGTAAGCAAAGTTTCCGTGTTGGATCAATACAGTTCAGTTAAGGCTTGATCCTCCCTAACCCTCCTTAAAAAGGAGGGAACTAAGCCCCCCTTTTTAAGAGGGCTTGGGGGGATCTTCCGAGGTTAAACATCACTAACTGAACCGTATTGCGTGTTGGATGCGATCGCCTATTGTAGTACCCACGATAGTTTAAATCTACAACGATAATCCGCCTACGCTTCTAGTAGAAGTAATTCCGAGTTAGGATCGTAGCTAAATATTGCCAAATAAATGTCTAGAGTTATTATGATGCCAACATCGCGTATTGTTCATAGTGACCCTGATATATTAGGGGGAACTACTGTCTTTGTTGGAACTCGCGTACCAATTAAGACCTTGCTTGATTATCTAGAAGCAGGTGATTCGCTAAATGAGTTTTTAGATCATTTTCCCAGTGTTAGCCGTGAGCAAGCGATCGCAGCACTGGAATGTACAAAAATTGCTAAATGCCATCCTTCCTGGTGAGGTAATTGAAGTAGGACTTTCCTAATTAGGCTACGCCTACGCATATTACAAATCTACCATCAAGCGATCGCCTACTCATAGGTTGGGTTGATGCAAGAAAACCCAAGGTTTGATTATATTTATTTTTTATATTCTGGCGATCGCAGTCTAAAAATCCGTTGATACACGATTCTAAATAAAGTTATTCCTACGTATAACTCATCATCTGGCTCTAAGTTGACACTGCACTGCAACCGACTTACTTAGAAAGCATTAATGAAATAAGGTAAATCTAAATAATAATGATAAAGATTTTCAATAATTTTTATATTTTTGTAACCATCTAGCTGGCTATAACTACGTCTAATGCCTATTTTTAGTACTTTTGGAGCTTACTTGGCAAACTCAGTTTTTACCTTGACTAATCAATGAGGTTAAGAGAAACTAACTAAATACTGATGTGTATGCTTATAATACTAATAAGTTTTGTAAAGATTCTGAGATATATATGTTGAAACATGGAACATTAGTTAACAAATGGGGAGTTTGTATCTAAATATGTTCCTACGGCTATATTTATAGCCTTCTGCTAAGGCAGTAAAATTTAAGCGTACTTATCGTGGTTGGCCAAGAGCATGGAGACATTAGAGTTCATAATCTATCCAGACGGTCGGGTACAAGAGAAAGTCACTGGCATTGTGGGTAATTCATGCGCTGAGGTTACAGCAGCAATAGAGGCACAGCTAGGGCAAGTACTTAATCATGAGCCAACCTCAGAATATTTCGCCGCGAAGGTGCAGCAATCTAATGTGGCGAATACACACACCACTTACAGCGATTGGTAAGTTTTCACAGTAGTTTAGTGTTATTAATTCACAACCACCATGTCACACTTTAGCCAAATTAAGACTCAAATCCGTAACCTTGATTCTTTGAAAGATGCTTTGACTGAATTGGGCGTAGACTGGAAACCCGGCCCGCGCGAAGTCCGTGGCTATCGCGGTCAAACCCATCCTGCGGAAGTTAGTATTGAGCAGGAAAATGGCTATGACATCGGTTTTAGATGGAATGGCAAGGAATATGAATTGGTGGCTGACTTGCAATATTGGCAGCAAAACCTGTCTGTGGACGGATTCTTGCGCCAGGTAACACAGCGCTATGCTTATCAAACAGTTGTGAAAGAAACCGCTCGTGTTGGTTTTCAAGTCTCTGAACAACAAAAAAATGAAGATGGTTCAATTCGCCTGGTAGTACAGCGCTGGAGTGCGTAATGGCTGATTTTCTGCCGTCGCCGGAAGAAGAAGATAACCGTTCCGGTTTGGAACCAGAATTAGGGGGTTTTTTACGCGATGCCCCAGAACGTTCTGGTTTGGAACCGGAATTGGGTGGTTTGCTGCGCCAAAATGGTGTTTATGTTGATGAAATCACCTGTATTGGTTGCAAGCATTGCGCTCATGTTGCGCGTAACACTTTTTACATTGAACCAGATTACGGGCGATCGCGCGTGGTTCGCCAAGATGGGGACGCTGAAGAAATTATCCAAGAAGCAATTGACACTTGTCCGGTTGATTGCATTCACTGGGTTGATTACACTGAACTGAAAAAGTTAGAAGACGAGCGCAAATATCAGGTAATTCCTATAGTGGGTTATCCTGTAGAACATGCAGTTGCTGCTAGCGAAAGTCGGCGTAAAAAGCAAAAGTTAAAAACCAAAAAATCCCGTTATTAAGATAAAAACGTTAAATCAATATAATAAAGGACTGGTATATCCAGTCCTTTTGTTTTTCGTAATATAGTTAATTTTTGACAGCTTTTCGGTAAAGTCTTTTAATCCAAAATTTGGATGGCTACCTTCATTTGAAATTTAGAGGATCGTGTTGTGAAAGCAATTTTTCTACTTTTGCCTCGTCTAACCTAGCGGTTAATCTTCTATTTTCATGCAAATCTCTAGTAGTTTTCGCCAAAGTAAAAGTTGAGCCAACAGAAAAAGCCATACCCATACCCATAAAGCCCTTCACCCAGCCATTTACAGGTAAGTTTACAATGCCGAAGGTGGTCATAGAAATAGAAATAACAAAAGCTGCCCAAGTTTGAATAACCCAAGCCGGACTGTCTTTTTGAGTACCAATTGTTTGCATATTTTCTACCTTTGATTATGAGTGATTTATACTAATTCGTAATTAAGAGGCATCAGATTTAATCTGGGTTTCCAGACTTGTATCTGTAGTTTAATTTGGGAAAAGTGGTGTTAAAAGTAATTGTAGTTATTGGTAGGTTTACTGGTATCAACATTAAGACCAGTTTGGTAACTGGACTCTAAAAAGTAAGCTTAAGAGCAATTGAAGCAAATAGAAACTGGCACAAAGTTTGTACCAGTTTTATAAGTGGCATTAAACGGATTAATTTACTTATTCATCTGGAAAAGTCTGTACCTTACCATCAGGACTGAGAACAACTCGAATTCTGACATTTTGTCCGCGTGTATTAGCGGAAACAAAAGGTTTGCCAACTTCGGGCATCCCAGCGTTATCAACGAATTCTCTTGCTGCCTTATTGAGAGGAAAAATTCGTTCAACTGTGCCGTCAACACTGACTATTAAACTGTACTCTAATGTTTGTCCTAGTCCAGTAGGTGGTTGCCAACGCTTTTTGAGGTATTCTCTAGCTTCTGCTACTTGAGGTGTATCAAATAACGTACCAGTAGCCACTTCTCTGGATTTAGGGGTTTTGGGTGTGTCCCCTAATTGATCGATGAATGGATTATTATCCGCAGTTCTAGAGGAGGGAAGTTGTGAAACAGGTTTTTCGCCGGGAGAA
Protein-coding sequences here:
- a CDS encoding ferredoxin, which codes for MADFLPSPEEEDNRSGLEPELGGFLRDAPERSGLEPELGGLLRQNGVYVDEITCIGCKHCAHVARNTFYIEPDYGRSRVVRQDGDAEEIIQEAIDTCPVDCIHWVDYTELKKLEDERKYQVIPIVGYPVEHAVAASESRRKKQKLKTKKSRY
- a CDS encoding ABC transporter ATP-binding protein; translation: MSLIEIRNVSKTFRKGFNEYPIIQNMDFFVKKGEFVVLLGKNGAGKSTLLNLILGLVQPSEGEVKLMGLSPQQSSAKKAVGAVLQETTVPKNLKVKELVQLVRSYYPQSYTVQDILKRVGLEDKSEAWVSELAGGEKQRLYFALALVGNPELLILDEPTQKLDTEGYEMFWQEIRFCQKQGITILMVIHPDDRDFDKLSPLATRYVTLHALSEAPPEGQLSEDTSQEIIQIENQQISQNIPVIQPQGAAFIFLQQMWVEIIQLFRTPLFLLGIILFACFSSVLPFHGELAKQALTSFSVLILLTIAIDRLGKRVSVERAEGWLKLLRITPLPPVIYIAAKVVTTLLLSTIIITLIMILGIWRLKIDINPEQLLLLVFSLVLGVIPFAVFGLALSYLTEPKSYDSIAGLSIPLGLASCGALPLTNPRYLQDLVAFSPFYHYRELTLWAAGLDYDEHLLLHLLWLLWAGGIFGLIAVWAYKRDSVIQ
- a CDS encoding YiaA/YiaB family inner membrane protein, whose protein sequence is MQTIGTQKDSPAWVIQTWAAFVISISMTTFGIVNLPVNGWVKGFMGMGMAFSVGSTFTLAKTTRDLHENRRLTARLDEAKVEKLLSQHDPLNFK
- a CDS encoding type IV pilus twitching motility protein PilT, producing the protein MEMMIEDLMEQLIEMGGSDLHLSAGLPPYFRISGKLTPIGEHVLTADQCQRLIFSMLNNTQRKTLEQNWELDCSYGVKGLARFRVNVYKERGSYAACLRALSSKIPNFEKLGLPDIVREMTDKPRGLILVTGPTGSGKTTTLAAMIDLINRTKAEHILTVEDPIEFVYEPIKSLVHQRQLGEDTKSFANALKAALREDPDIVLVGEMRDLETISLAISAAETGHLVFGTLHTSSAAQTVDRIIDVFPHERQTQVRVQLSNSLVAVFSQTLVSKKSPKPGEYGRVMAQEILIVTPAISNLIREGKTAQIYSAIQTGGKLGMQTLEKVLADFYKAGTISFEAAMSKTSKPDEIQRLIGTSVPPQAAGAKPGMAAKAH
- a CDS encoding type II toxin-antitoxin system PemK/MazF family toxin, which encodes MVVNRFDVFLVNLDPTIGSEIQKTRPCVVISPDEMNKYIATVIVAPMTTKGQSYPTRVACEFQGKDGQIVLDQIRTVDKTRLVKKLGQIDSDEQKAVLDTLAEMFAE
- a CDS encoding DUF2997 domain-containing protein, which translates into the protein METLEFIIYPDGRVQEKVTGIVGNSCAEVTAAIEAQLGQVLNHEPTSEYFAAKVQQSNVANTHTTYSDW
- a CDS encoding DUF1257 domain-containing protein encodes the protein MSHFSQIKTQIRNLDSLKDALTELGVDWKPGPREVRGYRGQTHPAEVSIEQENGYDIGFRWNGKEYELVADLQYWQQNLSVDGFLRQVTQRYAYQTVVKETARVGFQVSEQQKNEDGSIRLVVQRWSA
- the bioU gene encoding (S)-8-amino-7-oxononanoate synthase BioU; the encoded protein is MSTANISSAIRIGVLGFGGLGQAAAKVLAAKQEMILVAAADQKGYAYAAEGLNTQECIATYQSQGSVGYLEPVGTLTNQSIQDVIAIAQPVDGYFLALPNLPNDFIPSVAKEFIKSGWRGVLVDAIKRTSAVEQLLAMKEELQAAGITYMTGCGATPGLLTAAAALAAQSYAEIHQVEITFGVGIANWEAYRATVREDIGHIPGYTVETARAMTDAEVEALLDKTNGVLTLKNMEHADDVMLEVAGICDRDRVTVGGVVDTRNPKKPLSTNVKVTGRTFEGKISTHTFTLGDETSMAANVCGPAFGYLKAGKQLHQRGIYGIFTAAEIMPQFVK
- a CDS encoding AbrB/MazE/SpoVT family DNA-binding domain-containing protein, which codes for MRTAIRTRIVKIGNSQGIRIPKLILEQSGIGEEVEIEIQDCHLIVRAASKSRQGWEEAFATMAKQHDDALLDDAVTTEWEHLEWEW
- a CDS encoding DUF433 domain-containing protein, with product MMPTSRIVHSDPDILGGTTVFVGTRVPIKTLLDYLEAGDSLNEFLDHFPSVSREQAIAALECTKIAKCHPSW
- a CDS encoding type II secretion system F family protein → MPNFVARVRDSQGKSRTEKITAESLVQARTNLRDQGFVIQELKQSQGFQPDVALKKFQNSLVKVSVKDKAVFSRQFAVLMNAGVAIVRSLGVLSEQCSNTKLKQALVEISTDVQSGMNLSEAMRKHPDCFDGLYVSMIQAGEVGGVLDEVLNRLAKLLEDVARLQNQIKSALSYPTVVGFIAVAIFLGMTIFLIPIFATIFTQIGISLPPLTQFLMDASKFLRSPGAFVLLGILIALKFAYGQYAKTPVGRITIDRLSLKMPLFGDLIQKSSVARFSRTFGSLTRSGVPILTCLEIVRDTSGNQVIANAIDAARMEIQQGGMISIALQKDAVFPAMAIQMISIGEETGELDGMLMKVADFYEDEVEQAVKAMTSILEPVMIVVLGGMVGTILLAMYLPMFAVFEKLG